Proteins from a genomic interval of Trifolium pratense cultivar HEN17-A07 linkage group LG6, ARS_RC_1.1, whole genome shotgun sequence:
- the LOC123889338 gene encoding vestitone reductase-like isoform X1, producing the protein MEEGKGRVCVTGGTGFIGSWIIKRLLEDGYTVNTTVRSNPAGQKKDVSYLTNLPNATQKLKFFNADLSNPESFNDAIEGCIGIFHTATPIDFEQNEPEEIVTKRTIDGALGILKACKNSKTVKRVIYTSSASAVYWQDKEKDVMDESYWSDVNILRNLKPFAWSYAVSKTLAEKAVLEFGEEHGLDIVTLVPSFVVGPFICPKLPGSVYGSLSFLFGDIDKNPLVASRFHMVHVDDVARAHIFLLEHPNPKGRYNCSPFIATIHEIVQIISSKYPQFQIPTSKELIEVKGPKLPHLTSKKLMDDGFKFKYSLEEMFEDAIECCKEKGYL; encoded by the exons ATGGAAGAAGGAAAAGGAAGGGTTTGTGTTACAGGTGGTACAGGGTTTATTGGTTCATGGATTATTAAGAGACTTCTTGAAGATGGTTACACTGTTAATACAACTGTTAGATCAAATCCAG CAGGGCAAAAGAAAGATGTTAGCTACCTCACAAATCTTCCAAATGCAACTCAAAAGCTAAAATTTTTCAATGCTGATCTTAGCAACCCAGaaagtttcaatgatgcaattGAAGGATGCATTGGAATATTCCACACAGCCACTCCAATTGATTTTGAACAGAACGAACCAGAGGAAATAGTGACAAAAAGAACCATTGATGGAGCATTAGGAATTCTAAAAGCATGCAAAAATTCAAAGACAGTGAAGAGAGTTATTTACACTTCAAGTGCTTCAGCTGTTTATTGGCAAGATAAAGAAAAAGATGTAATGGATGAAAGTTATTGGAGTGATGTGAATATTCTTAGAAATTTGAAGCCATTTGCTTGGTCATATGCAGTTTCTAAGACACTAGCTGAAAAGGCTGTTCTTGAATTTGGAGAAGAACATGGGTTGGATATTGTTACTCTTGTACCAAGTTTTGTTGTTGGACCTTTCATTTGTCCTAAGCTTCCTGGCTCTGTTTATGGTTCACTATCTTTCTTGTTTG GTGATATTGACAAGAATCCATTGGTTGCATCTCGTTTCCATATGGTTCATGTTGATGACGTTGCTAGGGCACATATATTCTTACTTGAACATCCTAATCCAAAAGGGAGATATAATTGTTCACCATTCATTGCAACTATTCATGAAATAGTTCAAATTATTTCTTCCAAATACCCTCAATTTCAAATACCAACATCCAA AGAGTTGATTGAAGTTAAAGGTCCTAAGCTTCCACATTTAACCTCAAAAAAACTCATGGATGATGGATTCAAGTTCAAGTATAGCCTTGAGGAAATGTTTGAGGACGCAATTGAATGTTGCAAGGAAAAGGGTTATCTTTGA
- the LOC123889338 gene encoding vestitone reductase-like isoform X2: MEEGKGRVCVTGGTGFIGSWIIKRLLEDGYTVNTTVRSNPGQKKDVSYLTNLPNATQKLKFFNADLSNPESFNDAIEGCIGIFHTATPIDFEQNEPEEIVTKRTIDGALGILKACKNSKTVKRVIYTSSASAVYWQDKEKDVMDESYWSDVNILRNLKPFAWSYAVSKTLAEKAVLEFGEEHGLDIVTLVPSFVVGPFICPKLPGSVYGSLSFLFGDIDKNPLVASRFHMVHVDDVARAHIFLLEHPNPKGRYNCSPFIATIHEIVQIISSKYPQFQIPTSKELIEVKGPKLPHLTSKKLMDDGFKFKYSLEEMFEDAIECCKEKGYL, encoded by the exons ATGGAAGAAGGAAAAGGAAGGGTTTGTGTTACAGGTGGTACAGGGTTTATTGGTTCATGGATTATTAAGAGACTTCTTGAAGATGGTTACACTGTTAATACAACTGTTAGATCAAATCCAG GGCAAAAGAAAGATGTTAGCTACCTCACAAATCTTCCAAATGCAACTCAAAAGCTAAAATTTTTCAATGCTGATCTTAGCAACCCAGaaagtttcaatgatgcaattGAAGGATGCATTGGAATATTCCACACAGCCACTCCAATTGATTTTGAACAGAACGAACCAGAGGAAATAGTGACAAAAAGAACCATTGATGGAGCATTAGGAATTCTAAAAGCATGCAAAAATTCAAAGACAGTGAAGAGAGTTATTTACACTTCAAGTGCTTCAGCTGTTTATTGGCAAGATAAAGAAAAAGATGTAATGGATGAAAGTTATTGGAGTGATGTGAATATTCTTAGAAATTTGAAGCCATTTGCTTGGTCATATGCAGTTTCTAAGACACTAGCTGAAAAGGCTGTTCTTGAATTTGGAGAAGAACATGGGTTGGATATTGTTACTCTTGTACCAAGTTTTGTTGTTGGACCTTTCATTTGTCCTAAGCTTCCTGGCTCTGTTTATGGTTCACTATCTTTCTTGTTTG GTGATATTGACAAGAATCCATTGGTTGCATCTCGTTTCCATATGGTTCATGTTGATGACGTTGCTAGGGCACATATATTCTTACTTGAACATCCTAATCCAAAAGGGAGATATAATTGTTCACCATTCATTGCAACTATTCATGAAATAGTTCAAATTATTTCTTCCAAATACCCTCAATTTCAAATACCAACATCCAA AGAGTTGATTGAAGTTAAAGGTCCTAAGCTTCCACATTTAACCTCAAAAAAACTCATGGATGATGGATTCAAGTTCAAGTATAGCCTTGAGGAAATGTTTGAGGACGCAATTGAATGTTGCAAGGAAAAGGGTTATCTTTGA